GTAgtttttccagtttccttcttctaattgatttctagttttgtagcattgtggtcagaaggGAGGCtagatattatttcagtcttcttgaatttattaagacttattttgtggcctaacatgtgatctatcctggagaatgttccctatgcacttgagaagaatgtgttttctgttgcttttggatggaatgttctgtatatatcaaataagtccatctggtctaatgtgtcattaaaggccaatgtttccttattgattttctgtttggatgatctatccattgatgtaagtagggtgttaaagtcccctactattattgtattgcaatatatttctccctttaggtctgttaatacttgttttatatattttggtgcttctatgttgggtatatatatatatttataaatgttatatcttctggctagattgacccctttatcattatggagtgcctctctttatcttttattaccatctttattttaaagtctattttgtctgatatgagtatacCTATAccacctttcttttcatttccatttgcatggagtatctttttccatcccctcACAGTCTGTGTATGTCTTTACTTCTGAAGttagtctcttgtaggcagcatatagatgtatcttgttattttttatccattcagccactctgtctttttattggagaatttagttcatttacatttaaagtaatgattgataggtatgtacttattgccattttgtgaattattttctgacttttttgaGGCTGAGGGTTTTAATTCATGCTGGTCAAAGACCTATCTTGCTTCCCATTTATGTCTTGCTGGCAGCGTTCCTGAGGGGTGGGCAGGAAAGGTGCAGAAACAAGACCTACAGGCGTGAGAATTTGCCTAACTCTAGTAAATGCCACAGCCAGGACTAGAAACTGGGACCCCTGTCTCCACCCAGCTTCACAATGCTTCCCTCacagcagcatttcccaaagcaTATTGTAGGAGCTTGTGATGGGAGTGTCTTAAAACAAAGAGTTTCTGTGGTTGAGTGAGTTTGGAGAACAGTGGGTTAAACAAAATCCAACcacttttgttgttttaattgcaGAACTCAGAGCCTATGATAACGGGTTGTCACTGTGCATCTCTCAGAGGGGCATTGCCCAGAATTTTCTGTCCCAAGAGCATCTGGGGGCAGGATTCCACAGAACCCACATTAGGAAGTACTACTGTTAGGAAAATGTGGTCCAGGTGACCCAAGTAAGATACTGGGGACCCGGGTTCTGGCCACGTCCACACCACAGGCACCTCTGGCATTTGATATAGTCACTTTTCTTCCCGCCCCTTCCCCCAGGTCATCGACAAGAACTCAGGCGGCTGGTGGTACGTGCAGATCGGTGAGAAGGAGGGCTGGGCCCCTGCGTCATACATCGATAAGCGCAAGAAGCCCAACCTGAGCCGCCGTACAAGCACACTGACCCGGCCCAAGGTACCCCCACCGGCACCCCCCAGCAAGCCCAAGGAGGCTGAGGAGGCTCCAGCGAGCACTAACGAGAGCCAGGACTCCCCGCTAAAGCTCAAGTACGAGGAGCCTGAGTATGACATCCCTGCCTTTGGCTTCGACTCAGAGCCAGAGCTGAGCGAGGAGCCCACAGAGGACAGTGGCTCGGGGGACAGGCGGCCTGCCCAGCCCCACAGGCCCTCGCCCGCCTCCTCACTGCAGCGGGCCCGCTTCAGGGTGGGTGGGTCTTCAGAGGATGTGGCCCTGGAAGAGGAGACCATCTATGAGAACGAGGGCTTCCGGCCGTGTGCAGAGGACGCCCTGTCAGTCAGACGCTCCTCCCGGGACAGTGACTCCCCAGGGAGCTCCCCGCTGTCCCTTGCCAGGAAAAACTCCCCAAAATCGGGCTCCCCCAAATCATCGTCACTCCTAAAGCTCAAGGCAGAGAAGAACACCCAGGCAGAATTGGGGAAGAACCACTCCTcagcctccttttcctcatccATCACCATCAACACCACCTGCTCCtcttcgtcctcctcctcctccttgtccaAGAACAGTGGTGACCTGAAGCCCCGTTCTGCCTCGGACGCAGGCATCCGCGGCACTCCCAAGGTCGGGGCAAAGAAGGACGCTGACCTGAAGGCTGGGCTGACCTCCTGTGCCCGGGCCAAGCCGTCGGTCCGGCCCAAGCCGTTCCTGAACCGGGCAGAGTCCCAGAGTCAAGAGAAGATGGACATCAGCACTTTACGGCGCCAGCTGAGACCCACAGGCCAACTCCGGGGTGGTCTCAAGGGCTCAAAGAGCGAGGATTCAGAGCTGCCCCCTCAGACAGCCTTTGAGGGTCCGAATGAGGGGTCTAGGAGAAGCTCAGCTGACCTCATCACCCTCCCTGCCACCACACCCACCAAGAAAGGACGGGAAGGGCAGGCCACCTCCTACACGACATGTAGCGCCTACCAGAAGGTCCAGGACTCAGAGATCAGCTTCCCCGCCGGCGTGGAGGTACAGGTGCTTGAGAAGCTGGAAAGCGGCTGGTGGTACGTGAGGTTTGGAGAGCTGGAGGGCTGGGCCCCCTCCCACTATTTGGTGCTCGGCGAGAACGAGCAACCTGACCTGTCTGGCAAGGAGCCAGACGCAGTAACCACCAAGAACAAGCAGAACGAGGGCAAATCAGACAGCCTGGAAAAGATTGAGAAGCGAGTCCAAGCACTGAACACTGTCAACCAGAACAAGAGGGCCACGCCGCCCATCCCCTCCAAGCCTCCTGGGGGCTTCAGTAAGACCTCAGGTGCTGGGGTGGTGAAGATGAGGAATGGCGTGCGGCAGGTGGCGGTGAGGCCCCAGTCCGTGTTTGTGTCCCCGCCACCCAAGGACAACAACCTGTCGTGCGCCCTGCGGAGGAACGAGTCGCTCACGGCCACTGATGGCCTCCGAGGTGTCCGCCGGAACTCCTCCTTCAGCACTGCCCGCTCAGCTGCTGCAGAGGCCAAGGGCCGCCTGGCCGAACGGGCCACCAGCCAGGGCTCAGATGCACCTCTGCTGCCCGCCCAGCGCAACAGCATCCCCGTGTCCCCTGTGCGTCCCAAGCCCATCGAGAAGTCCCAGTTCATCCACAACAACCTCAAAGATGTATATGTCTCGATTGCAGACTACGAGGGGGATGAGGAGACAGCAGGCTTCCAGGAGGGCGTGTCCATGGAGGTCCTGGAGAGGAACCCCAATGGCTGGTGGTACTGCCAGATCCTGGATGGGGTGAAGCCCTTCAAAGGCTGGGTGCCCTCCAACTACCTGGAGAAAAAGAACTAACGGGGCATGGTCCTCCCAGACTCAGTGTGGATGAGCAGTGAGGTGAAGACaaaagggaaagggaaatgggagggggtggggggaggacagCATTAAACCCTGCAGAATGTGTGACCTCAAAGATGCCCCCCTCCAGGCTGTCCCTCAGCTGGAAGGTAGGGCCTGGTGGGCCCACATTGAGCAGGGATGGGAATGGGCAGGGGAGCCATGGGCCTGAGATCAGCGGTGAGAAAGCTGAACCCCATGTGTGCACCTTGGTGACTTTGCTGATGGACTTGGCACCATTTGGGACAGGCCAC
This is a stretch of genomic DNA from Equus caballus isolate H_3958 breed thoroughbred chromosome 1, TB-T2T, whole genome shotgun sequence. It encodes these proteins:
- the SH3PXD2A gene encoding SH3 and PX domain-containing protein 2A isoform X1; amino-acid sequence: MLAYCVQDATVVDVEKRRNPSKHYVYIINVTWSDSTSQTIYRRYSKFFDLQMQLLDKFPIEGGQKDPKQRIIPFLPGKILFRRSHIRDVAVKRLKPIDEYCRALVRLPPHISQCDEVFRFFEARPEDVNPPKEDYGSSKRKSVWLSSWAESPKKDVTGADANAEPMILEQYVVVSNYKKQENSELSLQAGEVVDVIEKNESGWWFVSTSEEQGWVPATYLEAQNGTRDDSDINTSKTGEVSKRRKAHLRRLDRRWTLGGMVNRQHSREEKYVTVQPYTSQSKDEIGFEKGVTVEVIRKNLEGWWYIRYLGKEGWAPASYLKKAKDDLPARKKNLAGPVEIIGNIMEISNLLNKKTSGDKETPPAEGEGPEAPITKKEISLPILCNASNGSALGVPERTVSKLAQGSPAVARIAPQRAQISSPNLRTRPPPRRESSLGFQLPKPPEPPSVEVEYYTIAEFQSCISDGISFRGGQKAEVIDKNSGGWWYVQIGEKEGWAPASYIDKRKKPNLSRRTSTLTRPKVPPPAPPSKPKEAEEAPASTNESQDSPLKLKYEEPEYDIPAFGFDSEPELSEEPTEDSGSGDRRPAQPHRPSPASSLQRARFRVGGSSEDVALEEETIYENEGFRPCAEDALSVRRSSRDSDSPGSSPLSLARKNSPKSGSPKSSSLLKLKAEKNTQAELGKNHSSASFSSSITINTTCSSSSSSSSLSKNSGDLKPRSASDAGIRGTPKVGAKKDADLKAGLTSCARAKPSVRPKPFLNRAESQSQEKMDISTLRRQLRPTGQLRGGLKGSKSEDSELPPQTAFEGPNEGSRRSSADLITLPATTPTKKGREGQATSYTTCSAYQKVQDSEISFPAGVEVQVLEKLESGWWYVRFGELEGWAPSHYLVLGENEQPDLSGKEPDAVTTKNKQNEGKSDSLEKIEKRVQALNTVNQNKRATPPIPSKPPGGFSKTSGAGVVKMRNGVRQVAVRPQSVFVSPPPKDNNLSCALRRNESLTATDGLRGVRRNSSFSTARSAAAEAKGRLAERATSQGSDAPLLPAQRNSIPVSPVRPKPIEKSQFIHNNLKDVYVSIADYEGDEETAGFQEGVSMEVLERNPNGWWYCQILDGVKPFKGWVPSNYLEKKN
- the SH3PXD2A gene encoding SH3 and PX domain-containing protein 2A isoform X5 yields the protein MKGRKIFSGGRMQLLDKFPIEGGQKDPKQRIIPFLPGKILFRRSHIRDVAVKRLKPIDEYCRALVRLPPHISQCDEVFRFFEARPEDVNPPKEDYGSSKRKSGADANAEPMILEQYVVVSNYKKQENSELSLQAGEVVDVIEKNESGWWFVSTSEEQGWVPATYLEAQNGTRDDSDINTSKTGEVSKRRKAHLRRLDRRWTLGGMVNRQHSREEKYVTVQPYTSQSKDEIGFEKGVTVEVIRKNLEGWWYIRYLGKEGWAPASYLKKAKDDLPARKKNLAGPVEIIGNIMEISNLLNKKTSGDKETPPAEGEGPEAPITKKEISLPILCNASNGSALGVPERTVSKLAQGSPAVARIAPQRAQISSPNLRTRPPPRRESSLGFQLPKPPEPPSVEVEYYTIAEFQSCISDGISFRGGQKAEVIDKNSGGWWYVQIGEKEGWAPASYIDKRKKPNLSRRTSTLTRPKVPPPAPPSKPKEAEEAPASTNESQDSPLKLKYEEPEYDIPAFGFDSEPELSEEPTEDSGSGDRRPAQPHRPSPASSLQRARFRVGGSSEDVALEEETIYENEGFRPCAEDALSVRRSSRDSDSPGSSPLSLARKNSPKSGSPKSSSLLKLKAEKNTQAELGKNHSSASFSSSITINTTCSSSSSSSSLSKNSGDLKPRSASDAGIRGTPKVGAKKDADLKAGLTSCARAKPSVRPKPFLNRAESQSQEKMDISTLRRQLRPTGQLRGGLKGSKSEDSELPPQTAFEGPNEGSRRSSADLITLPATTPTKKGREGQATSYTTCSAYQKVQDSEISFPAGVEVQVLEKLESGWWYVRFGELEGWAPSHYLVLGENEQPDLSGKEPDAVTTKNKQNEGKSDSLEKIEKRVQALNTVNQNKRATPPIPSKPPGGFSKTSGAGVVKMRNGVRQVAVRPQSVFVSPPPKDNNLSCALRRNESLTATDGLRGVRRNSSFSTARSAAAEAKGRLAERATSQGSDAPLLPAQRNSIPVSPVRPKPIEKSQFIHNNLKDVYVSIADYEGDEETAGFQEGVSMEVLERNPNGWWYCQILDGVKPFKGWVPSNYLEKKN
- the SH3PXD2A gene encoding SH3 and PX domain-containing protein 2A isoform X3, whose product is MLAYCVQDATVVDVEKRRNPSKHYVYIINVTWSDSTSQTIYRRYSKFFDLQMQLLDKFPIEGGQKDPKQRIIPFLPGKILFRRSHIRDVAVKRLKPIDEYCRALVRLPPHISQCDEVFRFFEARPEDVNPPKEDYGSSKRKSVWLSSWAESPKKDVTGADANAEPMILEQYVVVSNYKKQENSELSLQAGEVVDVIEKNESGWWFVSTSEEQGWVPATYLEAQNGTRDDSDINTSKTGEEEKYVTVQPYTSQSKDEIGFEKGVTVEVIRKNLEGWWYIRYLGKEGWAPASYLKKAKDDLPARKKNLAGPVEIIGNIMEISNLLNKKTSGDKETPPAEGEGPEAPITKKEISLPILCNASNGSALGVPERTVSKLAQGSPAVARIAPQRAQISSPNLRTRPPPRRESSLGFQLPKPPEPPSVEVEYYTIAEFQSCISDGISFRGGQKAEVIDKNSGGWWYVQIGEKEGWAPASYIDKRKKPNLSRRTSTLTRPKVPPPAPPSKPKEAEEAPASTNESQDSPLKLKYEEPEYDIPAFGFDSEPELSEEPTEDSGSGDRRPAQPHRPSPASSLQRARFRVGGSSEDVALEEETIYENEGFRPCAEDALSVRRSSRDSDSPGSSPLSLARKNSPKSGSPKSSSLLKLKAEKNTQAELGKNHSSASFSSSITINTTCSSSSSSSSLSKNSGDLKPRSASDAGIRGTPKVGAKKDADLKAGLTSCARAKPSVRPKPFLNRAESQSQEKMDISTLRRQLRPTGQLRGGLKGSKSEDSELPPQTAFEGPNEGSRRSSADLITLPATTPTKKGREGQATSYTTCSAYQKVQDSEISFPAGVEVQVLEKLESGWWYVRFGELEGWAPSHYLVLGENEQPDLSGKEPDAVTTKNKQNEGKSDSLEKIEKRVQALNTVNQNKRATPPIPSKPPGGFSKTSGAGVVKMRNGVRQVAVRPQSVFVSPPPKDNNLSCALRRNESLTATDGLRGVRRNSSFSTARSAAAEAKGRLAERATSQGSDAPLLPAQRNSIPVSPVRPKPIEKSQFIHNNLKDVYVSIADYEGDEETAGFQEGVSMEVLERNPNGWWYCQILDGVKPFKGWVPSNYLEKKN
- the SH3PXD2A gene encoding SH3 and PX domain-containing protein 2A isoform X2, yielding MLAYCVQDATVVDVEKRRNPSKHYVYIINVTWSDSTSQTIYRRYSKFFDLQMQLLDKFPIEGGQKDPKQRIIPFLPGKILFRRSHIRDVAVKRLKPIDEYCRALVRLPPHISQCDEVFRFFEARPEDVNPPKEDYGSSKRKSGADANAEPMILEQYVVVSNYKKQENSELSLQAGEVVDVIEKNESGWWFVSTSEEQGWVPATYLEAQNGTRDDSDINTSKTGEVSKRRKAHLRRLDRRWTLGGMVNRQHSREEKYVTVQPYTSQSKDEIGFEKGVTVEVIRKNLEGWWYIRYLGKEGWAPASYLKKAKDDLPARKKNLAGPVEIIGNIMEISNLLNKKTSGDKETPPAEGEGPEAPITKKEISLPILCNASNGSALGVPERTVSKLAQGSPAVARIAPQRAQISSPNLRTRPPPRRESSLGFQLPKPPEPPSVEVEYYTIAEFQSCISDGISFRGGQKAEVIDKNSGGWWYVQIGEKEGWAPASYIDKRKKPNLSRRTSTLTRPKVPPPAPPSKPKEAEEAPASTNESQDSPLKLKYEEPEYDIPAFGFDSEPELSEEPTEDSGSGDRRPAQPHRPSPASSLQRARFRVGGSSEDVALEEETIYENEGFRPCAEDALSVRRSSRDSDSPGSSPLSLARKNSPKSGSPKSSSLLKLKAEKNTQAELGKNHSSASFSSSITINTTCSSSSSSSSLSKNSGDLKPRSASDAGIRGTPKVGAKKDADLKAGLTSCARAKPSVRPKPFLNRAESQSQEKMDISTLRRQLRPTGQLRGGLKGSKSEDSELPPQTAFEGPNEGSRRSSADLITLPATTPTKKGREGQATSYTTCSAYQKVQDSEISFPAGVEVQVLEKLESGWWYVRFGELEGWAPSHYLVLGENEQPDLSGKEPDAVTTKNKQNEGKSDSLEKIEKRVQALNTVNQNKRATPPIPSKPPGGFSKTSGAGVVKMRNGVRQVAVRPQSVFVSPPPKDNNLSCALRRNESLTATDGLRGVRRNSSFSTARSAAAEAKGRLAERATSQGSDAPLLPAQRNSIPVSPVRPKPIEKSQFIHNNLKDVYVSIADYEGDEETAGFQEGVSMEVLERNPNGWWYCQILDGVKPFKGWVPSNYLEKKN
- the SH3PXD2A gene encoding SH3 and PX domain-containing protein 2A isoform X7 — encoded protein: MQLLDKFPIEGGQKDPKQRIIPFLPGKILFRRSHIRDVAVKRLKPIDEYCRALVRLPPHISQCDEVFRFFEARPEDVNPPKEDYGSSKRKSGADANAEPMILEQYVVVSNYKKQENSELSLQAGEVVDVIEKNESGWWFVSTSEEQGWVPATYLEAQNGTRDDSDINTSKTGEVSKRRKAHLRRLDRRWTLGGMVNRQHSREEKYVTVQPYTSQSKDEIGFEKGVTVEVIRKNLEGWWYIRYLGKEGWAPASYLKKAKDDLPARKKNLAGPVEIIGNIMEISNLLNKKTSGDKETPPAEGEGPEAPITKKEISLPILCNASNGSALGVPERTVSKLAQGSPAVARIAPQRAQISSPNLRTRPPPRRESSLGFQLPKPPEPPSVEVEYYTIAEFQSCISDGISFRGGQKAEVIDKNSGGWWYVQIGEKEGWAPASYIDKRKKPNLSRRTSTLTRPKVPPPAPPSKPKEAEEAPASTNESQDSPLKLKYEEPEYDIPAFGFDSEPELSEEPTEDSGSGDRRPAQPHRPSPASSLQRARFRVGGSSEDVALEEETIYENEGFRPCAEDALSVRRSSRDSDSPGSSPLSLARKNSPKSGSPKSSSLLKLKAEKNTQAELGKNHSSASFSSSITINTTCSSSSSSSSLSKNSGDLKPRSASDAGIRGTPKVGAKKDADLKAGLTSCARAKPSVRPKPFLNRAESQSQEKMDISTLRRQLRPTGQLRGGLKGSKSEDSELPPQTAFEGPNEGSRRSSADLITLPATTPTKKGREGQATSYTTCSAYQKVQDSEISFPAGVEVQVLEKLESGWWYVRFGELEGWAPSHYLVLGENEQPDLSGKEPDAVTTKNKQNEGKSDSLEKIEKRVQALNTVNQNKRATPPIPSKPPGGFSKTSGAGVVKMRNGVRQVAVRPQSVFVSPPPKDNNLSCALRRNESLTATDGLRGVRRNSSFSTARSAAAEAKGRLAERATSQGSDAPLLPAQRNSIPVSPVRPKPIEKSQFIHNNLKDVYVSIADYEGDEETAGFQEGVSMEVLERNPNGWWYCQILDGVKPFKGWVPSNYLEKKN
- the SH3PXD2A gene encoding SH3 and PX domain-containing protein 2A isoform X6, giving the protein MAASRAPQLPEKSWALSLGSLLPSGRGKILFRRSHIRDVAVKRLKPIDEYCRALVRLPPHISQCDEVFRFFEARPEDVNPPKEDYGSSKRKSGADANAEPMILEQYVVVSNYKKQENSELSLQAGEVVDVIEKNESGWWFVSTSEEQGWVPATYLEAQNGTRDDSDINTSKTGEVSKRRKAHLRRLDRRWTLGGMVNRQHSREEKYVTVQPYTSQSKDEIGFEKGVTVEVIRKNLEGWWYIRYLGKEGWAPASYLKKAKDDLPARKKNLAGPVEIIGNIMEISNLLNKKTSGDKETPPAEGEGPEAPITKKEISLPILCNASNGSALGVPERTVSKLAQGSPAVARIAPQRAQISSPNLRTRPPPRRESSLGFQLPKPPEPPSVEVEYYTIAEFQSCISDGISFRGGQKAEVIDKNSGGWWYVQIGEKEGWAPASYIDKRKKPNLSRRTSTLTRPKVPPPAPPSKPKEAEEAPASTNESQDSPLKLKYEEPEYDIPAFGFDSEPELSEEPTEDSGSGDRRPAQPHRPSPASSLQRARFRVGGSSEDVALEEETIYENEGFRPCAEDALSVRRSSRDSDSPGSSPLSLARKNSPKSGSPKSSSLLKLKAEKNTQAELGKNHSSASFSSSITINTTCSSSSSSSSLSKNSGDLKPRSASDAGIRGTPKVGAKKDADLKAGLTSCARAKPSVRPKPFLNRAESQSQEKMDISTLRRQLRPTGQLRGGLKGSKSEDSELPPQTAFEGPNEGSRRSSADLITLPATTPTKKGREGQATSYTTCSAYQKVQDSEISFPAGVEVQVLEKLESGWWYVRFGELEGWAPSHYLVLGENEQPDLSGKEPDAVTTKNKQNEGKSDSLEKIEKRVQALNTVNQNKRATPPIPSKPPGGFSKTSGAGVVKMRNGVRQVAVRPQSVFVSPPPKDNNLSCALRRNESLTATDGLRGVRRNSSFSTARSAAAEAKGRLAERATSQGSDAPLLPAQRNSIPVSPVRPKPIEKSQFIHNNLKDVYVSIADYEGDEETAGFQEGVSMEVLERNPNGWWYCQILDGVKPFKGWVPSNYLEKKN
- the SH3PXD2A gene encoding SH3 and PX domain-containing protein 2A isoform X8 — protein: MKGRKIFSGGRMQLLDKFPIEGGQKDPKQRIIPFLPGKILFRRSHIRDVAVKRLKPIDEYCRALVRLPPHISQCDEVFRFFEARPEDVNPPKEDYGSSKRKSGADANAEPMILEQYVVVSNYKKQENSELSLQAGEVVDVIEKNESGWWFVSTSEEQGWVPATYLEAQNGTRDDSDINTSKTGEEEKYVTVQPYTSQSKDEIGFEKGVTVEVIRKNLEGWWYIRYLGKEGWAPASYLKKAKDDLPARKKNLAGPVEIIGNIMEISNLLNKKTSGDKETPPAEGEGPEAPITKKEISLPILCNASNGSALGVPERTVSKLAQGSPAVARIAPQRAQISSPNLRTRPPPRRESSLGFQLPKPPEPPSVEVEYYTIAEFQSCISDGISFRGGQKAEVIDKNSGGWWYVQIGEKEGWAPASYIDKRKKPNLSRRTSTLTRPKVPPPAPPSKPKEAEEAPASTNESQDSPLKLKYEEPEYDIPAFGFDSEPELSEEPTEDSGSGDRRPAQPHRPSPASSLQRARFRVGGSSEDVALEEETIYENEGFRPCAEDALSVRRSSRDSDSPGSSPLSLARKNSPKSGSPKSSSLLKLKAEKNTQAELGKNHSSASFSSSITINTTCSSSSSSSSLSKNSGDLKPRSASDAGIRGTPKVGAKKDADLKAGLTSCARAKPSVRPKPFLNRAESQSQEKMDISTLRRQLRPTGQLRGGLKGSKSEDSELPPQTAFEGPNEGSRRSSADLITLPATTPTKKGREGQATSYTTCSAYQKVQDSEISFPAGVEVQVLEKLESGWWYVRFGELEGWAPSHYLVLGENEQPDLSGKEPDAVTTKNKQNEGKSDSLEKIEKRVQALNTVNQNKRATPPIPSKPPGGFSKTSGAGVVKMRNGVRQVAVRPQSVFVSPPPKDNNLSCALRRNESLTATDGLRGVRRNSSFSTARSAAAEAKGRLAERATSQGSDAPLLPAQRNSIPVSPVRPKPIEKSQFIHNNLKDVYVSIADYEGDEETAGFQEGVSMEVLERNPNGWWYCQILDGVKPFKGWVPSNYLEKKN
- the SH3PXD2A gene encoding SH3 and PX domain-containing protein 2A isoform X4: MLAYCVQDATVVDVEKRRNPSKHYVYIINVTWSDSTSQTIYRRYSKFFDLQMQLLDKFPIEGGQKDPKQRIIPFLPGKILFRRSHIRDVAVKRLKPIDEYCRALVRLPPHISQCDEVFRFFEARPEDVNPPKEDYGSSKRKSGADANAEPMILEQYVVVSNYKKQENSELSLQAGEVVDVIEKNESGWWFVSTSEEQGWVPATYLEAQNGTRDDSDINTSKTGEEEKYVTVQPYTSQSKDEIGFEKGVTVEVIRKNLEGWWYIRYLGKEGWAPASYLKKAKDDLPARKKNLAGPVEIIGNIMEISNLLNKKTSGDKETPPAEGEGPEAPITKKEISLPILCNASNGSALGVPERTVSKLAQGSPAVARIAPQRAQISSPNLRTRPPPRRESSLGFQLPKPPEPPSVEVEYYTIAEFQSCISDGISFRGGQKAEVIDKNSGGWWYVQIGEKEGWAPASYIDKRKKPNLSRRTSTLTRPKVPPPAPPSKPKEAEEAPASTNESQDSPLKLKYEEPEYDIPAFGFDSEPELSEEPTEDSGSGDRRPAQPHRPSPASSLQRARFRVGGSSEDVALEEETIYENEGFRPCAEDALSVRRSSRDSDSPGSSPLSLARKNSPKSGSPKSSSLLKLKAEKNTQAELGKNHSSASFSSSITINTTCSSSSSSSSLSKNSGDLKPRSASDAGIRGTPKVGAKKDADLKAGLTSCARAKPSVRPKPFLNRAESQSQEKMDISTLRRQLRPTGQLRGGLKGSKSEDSELPPQTAFEGPNEGSRRSSADLITLPATTPTKKGREGQATSYTTCSAYQKVQDSEISFPAGVEVQVLEKLESGWWYVRFGELEGWAPSHYLVLGENEQPDLSGKEPDAVTTKNKQNEGKSDSLEKIEKRVQALNTVNQNKRATPPIPSKPPGGFSKTSGAGVVKMRNGVRQVAVRPQSVFVSPPPKDNNLSCALRRNESLTATDGLRGVRRNSSFSTARSAAAEAKGRLAERATSQGSDAPLLPAQRNSIPVSPVRPKPIEKSQFIHNNLKDVYVSIADYEGDEETAGFQEGVSMEVLERNPNGWWYCQILDGVKPFKGWVPSNYLEKKN